Proteins co-encoded in one Marinobacter qingdaonensis genomic window:
- a CDS encoding PAS domain-containing protein produces the protein MDSSYPNSMRSSGLWPGLWVPLVILIAGLTATATTAHLESSRARDLAEAHYHAQHQALVNLLLARATSRTGSNVPAQPSTQDWLQSVFNDALPPNMGVRVDTLARHTKRPILQIRSEGSIDPTLTLRTEIRSGDFSWMLTTVPARSLLEGAAGQATRNVWLAGGLLSAIASALALLLCRRLQRQTLQIRELEHRETGADQQITNLQVEKTILRQALDDSERRSRDLVALSGGIIGELDEAACIGFVSPQLAELLERAPADQAGLPFEQLIESSARENFRRALAATRAEQSTERIDLPLLHRDGETTVDVALRIRALQDPVHGLIGYRLSALPHTGL, from the coding sequence ATGGACAGCTCTTATCCCAATTCAATGCGGTCATCGGGGCTCTGGCCGGGCCTGTGGGTGCCGCTGGTGATCCTGATTGCCGGCTTGACCGCCACCGCCACCACCGCCCATCTCGAATCCAGCCGCGCCCGGGACCTGGCCGAGGCCCACTACCACGCCCAGCACCAGGCGCTGGTCAACCTGCTGCTGGCACGGGCCACCTCCCGCACTGGTTCCAACGTCCCGGCCCAGCCCTCCACCCAGGACTGGCTGCAGTCGGTGTTCAATGACGCCCTGCCACCCAATATGGGGGTAAGGGTCGACACCCTGGCACGCCACACCAAACGCCCGATTTTGCAGATCCGCTCGGAAGGCTCCATCGACCCCACCCTGACCCTGCGCACCGAAATCCGGTCCGGCGATTTCAGCTGGATGCTGACCACGGTACCGGCCCGTTCGCTCTTGGAGGGCGCCGCGGGCCAGGCCACGCGCAACGTGTGGCTGGCCGGGGGGCTGCTGTCAGCAATAGCCTCGGCCCTGGCGTTGCTGCTGTGCCGGCGCCTGCAGCGGCAAACCCTGCAGATCCGCGAGCTGGAACATCGGGAGACCGGCGCCGATCAGCAGATCACCAATCTGCAGGTGGAGAAAACGATTCTGCGCCAGGCGCTGGATGACAGTGAACGACGCAGCCGGGATCTGGTGGCGCTGTCCGGCGGTATCATCGGCGAACTGGACGAGGCCGCCTGCATCGGCTTTGTCTCGCCGCAACTGGCGGAGCTGCTTGAGCGGGCACCGGCGGACCAGGCCGGCCTGCCGTTCGAACAACTGATCGAGTCTTCAGCCCGGGAGAATTTCCGACGGGCCCTGGCCGCGACCCGGGCCGAGCAGTCCACCGAACGCATCGACCTGCCGCTGCTGCACCGGGACGGCGAAACCACCGTCGACGTGGCCCTGAGAATTCGCGCCTTGCAGGACCCGGTACACGGCCTGATCGGCTACCGCCTGAGCGCGCTACCCCACACCGGCCTCTAA
- a CDS encoding chemotaxis protein CheW, with protein MNDNSQTLSCVLIPMSERQLLLPNVSIAEVVDYASAEAGNDSADWLVGYLDWRGLRLPVISYDAANGGNLTVPGANRGRIVVLNTIGEHHQQVPFMALVTQGIPSQTRLTESQIKRLDGSTGPADLMQVEVEGDSAWIPNLEYLESLANQSRP; from the coding sequence ATGAACGACAACAGCCAGACTCTCTCCTGCGTCTTGATTCCCATGAGCGAGCGGCAACTGTTGCTGCCCAACGTCAGCATCGCCGAGGTGGTGGATTACGCCAGCGCCGAGGCCGGCAACGACAGTGCCGACTGGCTGGTGGGCTACCTGGACTGGCGCGGCCTGCGCCTGCCGGTGATCTCCTACGATGCCGCCAACGGCGGCAACCTCACGGTGCCTGGGGCCAATCGCGGCCGCATCGTGGTGCTGAACACCATCGGTGAGCACCATCAGCAGGTGCCGTTCATGGCGCTGGTCACCCAGGGCATTCCCAGCCAGACCCGCCTGACCGAGAGCCAGATCAAGCGCCTGGACGGTAGCACCGGCCCGGCCGACCTGATGCAGGTGGAAGTGGAAGGCGACAGCGCCTGGATTCCCAACCTGGAATACCTGGAGTCCCTGGCCAACCAGTCCCGTCCGTAA
- a CDS encoding CDGSH iron-sulfur domain-containing protein, with the protein MSDDKPQVASTTPYSVLVEAGKTYLWCACGRSQNQPFCDGSHKGTGFTPVKYSAEKKEWVWFCGCKQTGSPPLCDGTHKTLT; encoded by the coding sequence ATGAGCGACGACAAACCCCAGGTGGCCAGCACGACGCCCTATTCGGTGCTGGTCGAGGCCGGCAAAACCTACCTCTGGTGCGCCTGTGGCCGTAGCCAAAACCAGCCGTTTTGCGATGGATCCCACAAGGGCACCGGGTTCACACCGGTGAAGTACAGCGCCGAGAAAAAGGAGTGGGTCTGGTTCTGTGGCTGCAAGCAGACCGGGTCACCGCCCCTGTGCGACGGCACCCACAAGACCCTGACCTGA
- a CDS encoding metal ABC transporter permease gives MPIIDALLDDFFWRALIGGLGVALVAGPLGCFVVWRRMAYFGDTLAHSALLGIALSFLISVPLHAGVVITCVVLSVALVLFSRIRALATDTLLGILSHSALAIGLVTLSFMPDVRVDLTGLLFGDLLAMSREDLVWIYGGAALILILLTSLWQGLLMSTIHPELAQVEGLPVERLRLVLVLMFSVVIAVAMKIVGVLLITALLIIPAATARRLAHNPEHMVGLAMAFGAVAVTGGLSLSWHLDTPAGPSAVVTAFLTFLAVYGLAGRARA, from the coding sequence ATGCCCATCATTGATGCCCTGCTCGACGATTTTTTCTGGCGGGCCCTGATCGGTGGTCTCGGCGTCGCCCTGGTGGCCGGTCCACTCGGTTGCTTCGTGGTCTGGCGCCGGATGGCCTATTTCGGTGACACCCTCGCCCATTCCGCCCTGCTCGGCATCGCCCTGAGCTTCCTGATCAGCGTGCCCCTGCACGCCGGCGTGGTCATCACCTGCGTCGTCCTGTCCGTGGCGCTGGTACTGTTCTCCCGAATTCGCGCCCTGGCCACCGACACCCTGCTGGGTATCCTGTCTCACAGCGCCCTGGCCATAGGCCTGGTGACCCTGAGTTTCATGCCCGATGTCCGGGTTGATCTGACCGGCCTGCTGTTCGGCGACCTGCTGGCCATGAGCCGGGAAGACCTGGTGTGGATCTACGGCGGCGCCGCGTTGATCCTGATTCTGCTGACGAGCCTGTGGCAGGGCCTGCTGATGAGCACCATTCATCCGGAACTGGCGCAGGTGGAGGGGCTGCCGGTGGAACGGCTGCGCCTGGTACTGGTGCTGATGTTCTCGGTGGTGATTGCCGTGGCCATGAAGATTGTCGGGGTGCTGCTGATCACCGCGCTGCTGATCATTCCGGCCGCCACGGCCCGGCGTCTGGCCCACAACCCGGAGCACATGGTCGGCCTGGCCATGGCGTTCGGAGCCGTGGCGGTGACCGGCGGCCTGAGTCTGTCCTGGCACCTGGACACACCGGCCGGGCCCTCGGCCGTGGTGACTGCGTTCCTGACCTTCCTGGCGGTGTACGGGCTCGCTGGCCGGGCCCGGGCGTAA
- a CDS encoding alpha/beta hydrolase yields MDEVIADARRAASAGREPGTLEGWQHGGKWFSYEGHAIFSRMAGQGEPLVLIHGFPTASWDWNRLWPMLTQQYSVLTLDMLGFGFSDKPVTYRYSIEDQADLFQGWIEGLGLQSVHLFAHDYGCSVAQELMARDQEGSLPFAITSVCFLNGALFPEVHNPLLIQKLLRSPLGGLISRGLTRGAFERNFRRLFGNQNPPDHQDMDDFWHLLTYNNGRGILHHLIQFMEERRCHRNRWVGALQQAQQPMRLISGTADPISGASMARRFRELVANPDVVALRNVGHYPHLECPWEVFSAYREFRKRVT; encoded by the coding sequence ATGGATGAAGTGATCGCCGATGCCCGTCGCGCCGCATCAGCGGGTCGTGAACCGGGCACCCTTGAGGGCTGGCAGCACGGAGGCAAATGGTTCAGCTACGAAGGGCATGCGATCTTCAGCCGGATGGCGGGTCAGGGCGAGCCGCTGGTACTGATTCACGGCTTCCCCACCGCCAGTTGGGACTGGAACCGGCTCTGGCCCATGCTGACCCAGCAGTACAGTGTGCTGACCCTGGACATGCTGGGCTTTGGCTTCTCCGACAAGCCGGTGACCTACCGCTACAGCATCGAAGACCAGGCTGACCTGTTCCAGGGCTGGATCGAGGGCCTCGGGCTGCAATCGGTGCACCTGTTTGCCCATGATTACGGCTGCAGCGTCGCCCAGGAACTGATGGCCCGGGACCAGGAGGGCAGCCTGCCTTTTGCCATCACCAGCGTCTGCTTCCTGAACGGTGCCCTGTTCCCGGAGGTGCACAACCCCCTGTTGATCCAGAAGCTCCTGCGCAGCCCCCTCGGTGGCCTGATCAGTCGGGGCCTGACCCGTGGCGCCTTCGAACGCAACTTCCGGCGCCTGTTCGGCAACCAGAATCCGCCCGACCATCAGGACATGGACGATTTCTGGCACCTGCTCACCTACAACAATGGCCGCGGCATTCTGCATCACCTGATCCAGTTCATGGAGGAGCGTCGCTGCCATCGCAACCGTTGGGTGGGCGCCCTGCAACAGGCGCAGCAACCCATGCGGCTGATTTCCGGCACCGCCGACCCGATTTCCGGCGCCAGCATGGCGCGCCGGTTCCGGGAGCTGGTTGCCAACCCGGATGTGGTGGCCCTGCGCAATGTTGGTCACTACCCCCATCTGGAGTGCCCCTGGGAGGTGTTCAGCGCCTACCGCGAATTTCGCAAGCGGGTGACTTAA
- a CDS encoding chemotaxis protein CheB produces MAGQGGRPSVGIVSDVVLQRHRLQAATAKVGLDVCFSGDPDRLLGYPEFPPAGLWLITLEDEADHPALFDHLLEHTEAPVLFGLDQAPKPGGTDYFRWERRLLSKLEQQLGHLEELDSEASLAELDTEVPASASAPELPHWIPPAPPGSMAEEVWILGASLGGPAAVKAFLDHLPPGLPVGFVYAQHIDDNFTGVLTRVLGRHAHYSLKRAEEGYRIRNGDVVLMPVDHEWKFDDTGELAELNTPWPGPYGPSIDQVLLNVADHYGDRCHAILFSGMGNDGAIAAPLLRAYGSRIWVQESSSCGNSSMPDSVAATGCSTVSGTPEELARELVKTIEESCLLKGRQKRDTA; encoded by the coding sequence ATGGCCGGCCAGGGAGGCCGGCCGAGCGTCGGGATCGTTTCGGACGTGGTGTTGCAGCGTCATCGCCTGCAGGCCGCCACCGCCAAGGTCGGTCTCGACGTTTGTTTCTCCGGCGATCCGGACCGGCTGCTGGGCTATCCGGAATTCCCCCCCGCGGGACTCTGGCTGATCACCCTGGAGGACGAGGCCGATCACCCGGCCCTGTTCGACCACCTGCTCGAACACACCGAGGCGCCGGTCCTGTTCGGTCTGGACCAGGCCCCGAAACCGGGCGGCACCGACTATTTCCGCTGGGAACGACGGCTGCTGAGCAAACTGGAACAGCAGCTCGGCCACCTGGAAGAGCTCGATTCCGAAGCCAGCCTTGCGGAGTTGGACACCGAGGTGCCGGCCAGTGCCTCGGCACCGGAGCTGCCACACTGGATTCCGCCGGCGCCGCCGGGCTCGATGGCGGAGGAGGTCTGGATCCTGGGCGCCTCCCTGGGCGGTCCGGCGGCAGTCAAGGCGTTCCTCGATCATCTGCCGCCGGGCTTGCCGGTGGGTTTTGTCTACGCCCAGCACATCGACGACAACTTTACCGGGGTACTGACCCGGGTCCTGGGTCGCCACGCCCATTACTCCCTGAAGCGCGCCGAGGAAGGCTACCGGATCCGCAACGGCGACGTGGTCCTGATGCCGGTCGACCACGAATGGAAGTTCGACGACACCGGCGAGCTGGCCGAGCTCAACACACCCTGGCCTGGCCCCTACGGCCCCTCCATCGACCAGGTCCTGCTGAACGTGGCCGACCATTACGGCGACCGTTGCCATGCTATTCTGTTCTCCGGCATGGGCAACGATGGCGCCATTGCCGCGCCGCTGCTGCGCGCCTACGGCAGCCGGATCTGGGTGCAGGAAAGCAGCAGCTGTGGCAACAGCTCCATGCCGGATTCCGTCGCCGCCACCGGGTGCTCCACGGTCAGTGGTACGCCCGAGGAGCTGGCCCGGGAACTGGTCAAAACCATTGAAGAATCCTGCCTGCTCAAGGGCCGGCAGAAACGGGACACCGCCTGA
- a CDS encoding patatin-like phospholipase family protein → MTAIHTRAPALTIRAGRRALQRLKDKPFGPDDVHVIPGAAGGPKALGISGLDKAIFGDWLPRVNQERSLIGSSIGSWRFAAVASSDDPKAQLAKLAELYTSQRFAKGVSAAEVSRKSVLFLEELLGGCEQHILDHPWYRLNVVVVRSLGLLEHDTRGRLSLGLMNAISANMVSRRHLGRFMERGILHDARLKAPVSKLVDFPSHEVALTRDNLLPALLASASIPMVMSGVRNIPGAPEGVYRDGGLLDYHLDLPYEQPGVILYPHFTDRVVPGWFDKTLPWRRGDATRLQDVLLVAPSREYLASLPDRKLPDRKDFEKYVNDDAGRERAWQRAIAESDRLGDEFLELVDSGKLTEVVRPL, encoded by the coding sequence ATGACTGCTATTCACACCCGGGCGCCCGCGCTGACCATCCGCGCCGGACGCCGGGCGCTGCAACGCCTGAAGGACAAGCCATTTGGGCCCGACGACGTGCACGTGATCCCGGGCGCGGCCGGTGGCCCCAAGGCGCTGGGCATCAGCGGCCTCGACAAAGCCATCTTCGGCGATTGGTTGCCGCGGGTAAACCAGGAACGTTCGCTGATTGGCTCGTCCATCGGCAGCTGGCGGTTCGCCGCCGTGGCCTCGTCCGACGATCCGAAAGCCCAGCTGGCCAAGCTGGCCGAGCTTTACACCTCCCAGCGTTTCGCCAAGGGGGTGAGCGCCGCCGAAGTCAGCCGCAAGAGTGTGCTGTTCCTGGAAGAGCTGCTCGGGGGCTGCGAGCAGCACATCCTCGACCACCCCTGGTATCGACTGAACGTGGTGGTGGTGCGCAGCCTGGGCCTGCTGGAACACGACACCCGGGGCCGACTGAGTCTGGGGCTGATGAACGCCATCAGCGCCAACATGGTCAGTCGACGCCACCTGGGCCGGTTCATGGAGCGCGGTATCCTGCACGATGCCCGGCTGAAAGCGCCGGTGTCGAAACTGGTGGACTTCCCCAGTCATGAGGTCGCCCTGACCCGGGACAACCTGCTGCCGGCGTTGCTGGCCTCAGCGTCCATTCCGATGGTGATGTCCGGCGTCCGCAACATTCCCGGCGCCCCCGAGGGCGTGTATCGCGACGGCGGGCTGCTGGATTACCACCTGGACCTGCCCTACGAGCAGCCGGGCGTCATTCTGTACCCCCATTTCACCGATCGGGTGGTGCCGGGCTGGTTCGACAAGACCCTGCCCTGGCGCCGGGGCGATGCCACCCGCCTGCAGGACGTGCTGTTGGTGGCGCCGTCCCGGGAGTACCTGGCCAGCCTGCCGGATCGCAAGTTGCCGGACCGCAAGGATTTCGAGAAATACGTCAACGACGATGCGGGCCGGGAGCGGGCCTGGCAGCGGGCCATTGCCGAGAGTGACCGCCTGGGCGATGAATTCCTGGAGCTGGTCGATTCGGGCAAGCTGACCGAGGTGGTACGGCCCCTGTAA
- the znuC gene encoding zinc ABC transporter ATP-binding protein ZnuC, producing the protein MTDALVTLDKLTVEFDERPVVDRVNLSVHRGDIITIIGPNGAGKTTLIKSVLGLQKVSSGRVSLARGLVVGYVPQHLALEATLPLSVKRFMMLTGRSLSACQAALAKTGVGHLLEASVHHLSGGETQRLLLARALVREPDLLVLDEPAQGVDINGQAALYELIRRLRDELNCGVIMISHDLHLVMAATDKVICLNQHICCSGHPADISHDPAFIDTFGHQVAESLAVYHHHHNHRHDLHGDVVDSGQALADTDHQECSGHAHH; encoded by the coding sequence ATGACTGACGCGTTGGTCACCCTGGACAAACTGACCGTGGAATTTGACGAACGGCCGGTGGTCGATCGCGTCAACCTGAGCGTGCATCGGGGCGACATCATCACCATCATCGGCCCCAATGGCGCCGGCAAGACCACCCTGATCAAGTCGGTGCTCGGTTTGCAGAAAGTTTCCAGCGGGCGCGTTTCCCTGGCCCGCGGCCTGGTGGTGGGCTACGTACCGCAGCACCTGGCGCTGGAAGCCACCCTGCCCCTGAGCGTGAAACGGTTCATGATGCTGACCGGGCGGTCGCTGTCGGCCTGCCAGGCTGCCTTGGCCAAAACCGGGGTCGGCCACCTGCTCGAAGCCTCGGTGCATCATCTGTCCGGGGGCGAAACGCAGCGGCTGCTGCTGGCCCGGGCCCTGGTCCGTGAACCGGACCTGCTGGTGCTCGACGAGCCGGCCCAGGGGGTGGACATCAATGGCCAGGCGGCGCTGTACGAACTGATTCGCCGCCTGCGGGATGAGCTGAACTGCGGCGTGATCATGATTTCCCACGACCTGCACCTGGTGATGGCCGCCACCGACAAGGTCATCTGCCTGAACCAGCACATCTGCTGCAGCGGCCACCCGGCCGACATTTCCCACGACCCGGCGTTCATCGACACCTTCGGTCATCAGGTGGCCGAGTCCCTGGCGGTGTATCACCACCATCACAACCATCGCCACGACCTGCACGGCGATGTCGTGGACAGCGGCCAGGCACTGGCTGACACCGACCACCAGGAGTGCTCCGGCCATGCCCATCATTGA
- a CDS encoding Fur family transcriptional regulator: MATRALPYRPHNHDACVTQALADARSICQDHGTRLTPTRERVLELIWQSHKPLGAYDVLAQLSEDGHNAAPPTVYRALDFLQQNGLVHRIASLNAFIGCTHAGQHHTGMFLICRACGNVLELTAPAVSGAVQAAAEAEAFHLDDITLEIAGLCPRCSKETGDD; the protein is encoded by the coding sequence ATGGCCACCCGCGCACTACCCTATCGCCCCCATAACCACGACGCCTGTGTCACCCAGGCCCTGGCCGATGCCCGCAGCATCTGCCAGGACCACGGTACCCGCCTGACCCCAACCCGGGAACGGGTGCTGGAGCTGATCTGGCAGTCCCACAAACCCCTGGGTGCCTACGACGTTCTGGCCCAGCTCTCCGAGGATGGCCACAACGCCGCGCCCCCGACGGTCTACCGGGCCCTGGATTTCCTGCAGCAGAACGGCCTGGTGCACCGGATCGCCTCGCTCAATGCGTTCATCGGCTGCACCCACGCCGGCCAGCACCACACCGGCATGTTTCTGATCTGCCGCGCCTGCGGCAACGTCCTGGAACTGACCGCGCCGGCAGTATCCGGGGCGGTGCAGGCGGCGGCGGAAGCGGAGGCCTTCCACCTGGACGACATCACCCTGGAGATCGCCGGCCTGTGCCCACGCTGCAGCAAGGAAACCGGCGATGACTGA
- a CDS encoding GGDEF domain-containing protein: protein MNVRPPSDPLITNPTLAVLGFKRQLIYHLHFWAFVAIAPLILIQWQEEHRLLSVLLILFCLNALLVIACLRFRDTYFLQGRLFPLLAMVAAAYSTSINGHTGLYWAYPAATALFFLLPLGEAIVSNLVFLTVMAVVSYHTFPESEFWRIAVSLGLTCVFAMVFAWLVGKLQQELTRLATTDPLTGCLNRSQLADILNSQIQMRERYERVSSLVLLDLDHFKTLNDRWGHQTGDRVLKELAVRLRKRLRDTDQLFRIGGEEFMLVLPETRERDADTLAQQLLTSISSQPFLDDIKVTASASVAEVSQGETWSVWLNRADQALYQAKSQGRNQVVDARRPSQGGSGTPTSTPG, encoded by the coding sequence GTGAATGTTCGTCCCCCTTCGGATCCCTTAATCACCAACCCGACACTCGCGGTTCTGGGATTCAAGCGACAACTGATTTATCACCTGCACTTTTGGGCCTTCGTCGCCATCGCGCCGCTGATCCTGATCCAGTGGCAGGAAGAGCACCGACTGTTGTCCGTGCTTCTGATCCTGTTCTGCCTGAACGCCCTGCTGGTGATTGCCTGCCTGCGATTCCGCGACACCTACTTTCTCCAGGGTCGCCTGTTTCCGCTGCTGGCCATGGTGGCGGCTGCCTACTCCACCAGCATCAATGGCCACACCGGCCTGTATTGGGCCTACCCCGCGGCCACCGCGCTGTTTTTCCTGCTGCCCCTGGGCGAGGCCATCGTCAGCAACCTGGTGTTCCTGACGGTCATGGCGGTGGTGTCCTACCACACCTTTCCGGAGTCGGAGTTCTGGCGCATCGCAGTGTCCCTGGGCCTGACCTGCGTCTTTGCCATGGTGTTCGCCTGGCTGGTGGGCAAACTCCAGCAGGAACTGACGCGGTTGGCCACTACCGATCCTCTCACCGGCTGCCTGAACCGGTCCCAGCTGGCCGATATCCTCAACAGCCAGATCCAGATGCGGGAAAGGTACGAACGGGTTTCAAGCCTGGTGCTGCTCGATCTCGACCACTTCAAGACCCTCAACGACCGGTGGGGGCACCAGACCGGGGACCGGGTCCTGAAGGAGCTGGCTGTGCGGCTGCGCAAGCGGCTTCGGGACACGGATCAGCTGTTCCGCATTGGCGGCGAGGAGTTCATGCTGGTGTTGCCGGAAACCCGCGAGAGGGACGCCGACACCCTGGCGCAGCAGCTGCTCACCAGCATCAGCAGCCAGCCGTTCCTGGACGACATCAAGGTCACCGCCAGCGCCAGCGTTGCCGAGGTCAGCCAGGGCGAGACCTGGTCGGTGTGGCTGAATCGCGCCGATCAGGCCCTGTACCAGGCCAAATCCCAGGGCCGCAATCAGGTAGTGGATGCCCGGCGCCCAAGCCAGGGCGGCTCCGGTACACCCACGTCCACGCCGGGTTAA